tatcaagtaacTTAATACTGGTGATATTATATCGGAAACATATTTAACTACTTTAGTATTGATTTCATCATACCCACAACTGTTAGTTTTTTCAatgattgtataatattttttatttgtgaaggtGTACTAGGGTTCATGAAAATTGAGTTTGATTTATTCCAAGAAgtgttatttttagtattatttattttaacagttttacGATTAAGGAAGTTTTCATTGAATGCCTGTGCTATCTCTTGAGGATTTTGGATTACTATTCCATCtcttttaatcttatttttattattgttattgctgcgttttacttttaaattatttataatattccaaGTAGCCTTGGACTTATTCtgtgaagttttaattttataatcattttgagatttttgagttaattgaataattttctttaaccttttcccatataatataaaattttgtttattcttattaGTCGGTTTTTTCCTATATTgccatattgatattttataattgtgataTTTCCAAATTATCAAAACCGTTCGGCCATTCTAAATACTGAACTTTTATAACACAGATCCCACAAGTGgggcataaaaaaaatatatcattaaatattaaatttaaaaaaaattatgttgtaCAGGATGGCTGTAGATCAAACAGAAATAAAACGGAATAACTTTCGACAAAACATTTGAATTGCCTGTCGCTGCACTTTTTATCTACACACTTATCCGTCGCAATGGAGTTTGTTAGCTTGCTCCAGCTTTTGGCATCATTTTCATTGCTCTTTTGACCGAAGTATGTCATCACAGCTTCACCGCTGCGTTTGTGCGTCAGAACAGATTgaagtatttttaagaaaactttCCAGCAGTGTGGAATCATCGCTCGCTCCAACGCTTTccttaaacagtaaaaaaaaaatgtattagctaattttattcgatcccacttctgatatgaaaaattatttatttatatgtttaactaataatgattttttaaacaaataataatattggaacagaattataatttattgtcataaataactattgttacttgtaagatcagttcggctaagatcgtcagtcgggtaagtccgtcagtttagtatttttatactgagacaatttgattagttgataggcgttgtaggttaatacatactttatcacgTAGTGTGATAAACctgatataaatcattttagaaatggccaataatatcattgaatgaaaatttaaataagctgtgccgatctaattgactaactttattaagataagtatccttaattcaatttaattttattaaaataaatatattgaatgttatattagtaaaacttatttactgagtgtcaaggtattttaaataaaataaaatagaatcgtgaccaaattaatcatttatttctttaattgaacagtattacttttaattttagtgactctaccgccagttcggaaagtgcagtctcttgttgagaagaacggcaagaaactcaacaaatgctcttttaaagtattggttaattacaattacaatatataggataataattaataccttgaaatagataattcaattaagtcttaacttcaagacaaatcaaaataacattaaccattattacaatacaaatatacaacgacgtaattaggtactatataatgtcgttgcaaatatacctaatttcacattagtaatattcggatgttataacttatcgttacaacaatacaacataataaaatacagtttacaataaagatattatatataaaatacttagctttcataaaacagcctcagaaacacaggaagacaccataacaacaacaataattaatattttctatcacaccggccaagacgccatttcgtcatccagcctaaacatcacaatcctttTCCAAACGCCTATTGGCTAATATTGCTTCTCCATTTGTTTGCAATAGACCAATCACACGCCATCTGCTCAAACTCACCACAGATTTACTTGATACCGCGTATCCCGACGCTCCGTGTCTATGCCAGTTATTCCTCATTACGTAGAATCATTCTTAGTAGTTCCTACCAGTGTTACCATATTCCAATGACTTTTATAATGACAACTATTacttctatttactttttaattacaataatgtcagatttatattctaagttttactttaaataatatatgaagaattatcgaaacagtataattaagaatataaaacacggaaataataataataaatgtaaatgacttattatgttctacgtaatgatatttgaatttcaatttaaatagaacacgtgacgtcatatttgatcacctaaactttgaaattcgtcatgtaacataactgtttgtattttcatttaaactttattatttaatacaaaaatactatctaaatattaaataatatttaattaacgtaataattatctcataggtctaatttcacaatgaatcatacacatattatcaatcagcttatcagctcaactttcagctatatttatttttcactactttataaaataatctatcaccCGCATCTCCACTACTCCCCAATAACTCACGGAACACTTCGTCATTGACCtctataataaaaggacgcacaatcatgtacaaaatttcacataaaaactggccaattatgcattgacagttttagaattattggtaaagaaaattgtaCCTAAAGGcctaaatatagtccaatattcaataaaatcccaaattcagagcaaattcaaccttaaggattgaacttaaggttgaatttgcaaatgtgactacttgaattgagtgccaagaagttgtgtttggcactcattgagtggggacgttttttgctcggtgattgtgcatccactttttaataggagatggacttcgtactatctcgacCGATCGAATGACTCACTCGCGCCGACACGTGAATCACGTTagttattacatatatatatatatatattaaatatatacatatatttaactTACACTTGTGCTTCGTCGTCCTCCAACTGTGCGGGGGTGAAGTAAGGGTTGGCGGCGGCGGGACGGAACTTGTAGCCCGTCGTCACGAAGAACACGAATGTCGCCATTTCACGGAACATCTCGTCCACCCACGTCAATTGAAACGGCACTGTGTTCTATAGAACAAAGATGTTTTAGTACAAATACATgtttttgagccgtgatagcccagtggatatgaagtcagtgtgcgttcgaatccggaccgagGCATGCATCTGCTACTActagcttttcagttgtgtgcattttaagaaattaaatgtcacctgtctcaaacggtgaaggaaaaacatcgagaggaaacctgcataccagagaatttccttaattctctgcgtgtatgaagtctgccaaattacattgggccagcatggtggactattgggacTAACCTCTCTcgttctaagaggagactcgagctcagcagtgagccgaatatgggttaataataatgatgatgaattgtatttaattaatttgttttcttttatatgctattgtttcaaaattgtacactattttattaatttttaactattaattaactttgacatttaatctttcctataaatttgacatgtaattatataaatgttatgtgcatctattgtttatatgcatatcagaatACTTTCATGTGACatgtttaatttgattttttaatggttattatgagtattgttggcgtgctttatatacataaataaataaatagaataacgACAGTTGGTAACTAGTAATAAATGCAAGTGATTCACCTCTAGTATAGTGACGATAAACCTTGTAAAGTATATGTAACAGAGGATCATGATGTAGAAGTGTCGGAACAACTTGAGCTTCCGTAGATTCACAGCCGCCTTGCCATCGGTCGTTGAGGAATCCTCCAGGTGATGAATCGACCTGTATACAAAGccttattattagaaaatagataggtagatatagtttttctttaataaattacaattacaatattcGGCAAACTTCGCGACATTTTTTCGTCTGAAATTCCACAGTTcctaaagacaaaagtcttcgaatagtgtatgttgccagtgatgacctatggttccgagacttggtcgctaactacgggcctcataagaaggctcagagtcacacagcgggcgatggaacgagctatgttaggagtatctctgcgtgatcgaatcagaaatgaggagatccgcagaagaaccaaagtcaccgacatagctcaacgagttgcgaagttgaagtggcaatgcagTAACTAAAGCGtaagatgatagaaagaataagaggttatatacttttttcgctttcagcggtggggaaaaaaccTACAGActagaaatataagggtttaattttgtaactttagaaccctcccattcctttacgttacgctcaaatcgtcagattttcgaaatggacACTTTTTAGCTACAAGAATCACCTACCTTGTCtaaatctgacgtgctggttgagtatttctgaagttagttttttttttttgatgtatcTGTTTATACCTGCCAACCTAAGAGTTATGACgaagaaaaaaatagtataattaatatgtacttTCGTTTGCTCGATACCACAATTAagagctcatacttggtggaggtaatcAACAACGTGCATTttatactcccttatgttcatctgccgcgctcgagtaactgcaaaaaacccctcttcggctcccctactataatacagggtgctcgggagtatttcccataactctagggtacGATAGAGAGTTCTGACATATTTTGAACTCACCATACGACGGGGAACATGATGGCGCCGCAGCACAGCATGTCGACGAGAATGAACAGGATCCTCCAAGCGTTGTGTTCCACCGCGCCTTCCTCGCTCTCCGCTATTATGATCTCGGCCACGTTGGATACCACCTGGAAGTTTCACATTCCTCATTATTATTAGCCATAATAgggatgattttttaaattgtatataaattaagagtatgctaatagtaaattttgtaaaagtaacagagtatctgcaatcattactttcgaatctacagggatttaaagggtcagatttgcggcgctgccacggatccctaaaaaacgccccatacaaaatagtacgaacaaatgacgtcgtaggtacatattgaTCATTAAACTTGTaggggcgttcaaacaaaattactaatatctttgttatttgtgtgtttatgtttatagttcatatatttaaaagtgccacatttaatgcaaggaagctaaaaccgtatgaactttcatctaattacgataaaagatttttaatagattttgaaattttataatcttatatattttgaaaatatccagacaatctttgcttcttatgtataaattagttaacattgaccttatttacccgaatgtatcagaaaaattaatatgtcaatataatataggtgtttgacattttttgtagatacATTATaatctcggaaccataggtcatcactggcactggttccgagacttggtcgctaactatgggcctcgtaAGAGGGCACAGagtctctgtgtgatcgaatcagaaatcagaagattcgcagaagaaccaaagttaccgacatagctcaacgagtcgtgaagttgaagtggcaatgggcggggcacatagttcgaagagcttatgaacgttggggtcccaaggtgctgaatggcgaccccgcaccgcagtgttggtagtagtaaccccccaccaggtggactgacgacatcaagcgtgtcgcaggaatttgctggatgcaggtggctcagtatcgtgatgattggaagtcactacaaaaggcctatgtcctgcagtggacgtccatcggctgatatgatgatgatagatgatgatgattagaatCACCAATccaatcaaataaaaatcaaggGAGAGCTAATCTGTCATTTTTAGAACCGGAGGTGGTGGTGGAAAGTTTCAAGGTGTTAGTAAGACCTTCCTCGACTTTCGAAGCCAAATtaacttatataatatactaggacgcccgcgacttcgtccgcgtgacactcgatgtaaactttcaactacgaCTACccaacgctaaccctaccctaccccctaccctaccttaccctaccttaccctaccctacccctaccctacccctaccctacccctaccctatccctaccctacccctaccttttcctgaattttctttgctataaacctcacggagcccgagacctttccaacgaatgcaaaaccgtggaagtcggttcgtgcgttctagagttatagcatcaggaaggaaaacccgacttatttttatatattagataatataaattaacttatataATAGTAACGTGGACGTGTCCTGGCACTAACTGTTTACATAATTGATAATTATAGTattgaatgaaaataataaaatactcctatatgttatttttcatgTGTTTAAATCAAGAACTTAATTTCCTTAATTTAAAGTCGAATGTTTTACAAAAAAGCTGACAAATccttataactatttattatttttattgactgaTATACAAAGCAAAATTCTTGCCTTATCATTTGATTTGAGAAAATCGAACTTATAGtacttttagttttttacaaagcAACAGTGCTACAGTACTAACAAAAGTTTGCTCTATGTACCCGTTTTGAGTCTATTTTCTTATATGTTTACGCTTGAACTGAACATACAAAAAGCTACTTACCTGTAACGGTATGACAATCATGAATATCTTCTTATCCCTGTCCGCAAGTATGTGTTTTATGAAGTTCCAACCAGTGCCAACCAATACTATGGTCACAAATAGTACTGCACCTTTTAGTCTGGAACAAAACTTTATTAACTGTGGCATGCCTAGGGTTTTTGACTAGGGTAGTACTACCAATGACGTACAAACAATCTATTGATAACAACTACTAAATTATATGGCAGGAGTGATGTCTTTTTTCtactacaagttagcccttgactacaatctcacctgatggtaagtgatgttgcaatctaagatgaaagcgggataACCTGTTTAGGAGTACGATGAAATttacacttctttcggtttctacacgacatcgtactggaactctaaatagcttggcggtacgtctttattaACTAGCCCAactgaagcctctcaccagccagacgtggaccaattaagaaaacctcaatccagcccagccggggatttcTATCAAATATTTCTCTTCCATCTTGAGACtcttcacttaacatcaggtgtgatcaTAGTCAAAGGTTTACATttcactgaataaaaaaaattaaaaaaatattgttatgtgAGAACACTTACAAATGTGTGATGTAGTAGAGTATTGCCCAAGCGGTGACGTGCTCCCCTTTAGTTTGTATGAAGTGATAGTTTATTCCATGGAACGCCAACGAGATCGCCTTCAGGTAAACCAGCACACACATAATGTAGTGAATCTTGTACACTTTGTGGATACTGATCTTCAGGAGAGTCGTCCACAAAAAGGCACTCATGAAGAACATCAGTGACATCATGCTATATATAGCTGGAAGGGGCATCTCGCCAGCCGAAAGGAAACTGTACTTGTTAGTTTCGAATATTTCAATCTGAAACACgagggatgatgacaatttttaaaatagggatgatgacagtttttaacagctaatagtaaagcaattttgtaaagtaacagggtatctgcgatcattactttcggagctacatggatttaaagggtcagatttgcggcacagtcacggatccctgaaaaacgccccataaaaATGGTACGATtcaatgacgtcgtaggtcatagtgatcgttagatttgtatgggcgttcatacaaaatttcttgtatctttgttatttgtgcttgTATGTTTATACTATTCGTAATGAACAATGTCACAGTGAATTTAGGGAtgctaaaaattattatttcatcgaTTTCGAAattatataactatttttttaaaaacatcccatcaatttttgttttttatgcatTAATTAGCTGatattgaccttattttccTAATTGTCTCAAaatcattatacatatatacaaacctCATCATCTGAATTATGGATAAAGTTTAACAAGCCTTGATATACATTCACAACTGTGTAAACAAAATGAATGCCTACCTTAACAAtagtttccatacattttgaCAAGCATCGTAGAAATATACatgtttaaataaacatactcTTTATAACATCATAGTTACAACGAAAAAACTTACTATAAAATAGAAATCATGTATTGATTCGTATAAAAGAGTTTGCACTGTAGACAAATTCAAGATTGCTTATGTTGGAAAATTCaattatatcctactaatattataaatacgaaagtctgtatgaatgtttgtttgttactctttaacgccgcaactacagaactaatttggctgcaatttataacgaagatagataataccctggattatcacataggctctttttattccggaaaatatcatagttcccgtgggatatttgttactctttaacgcgaCAACTTCTGaacggatttggctgaaatttaaaatgtagatagataataccctggactaacacaggctacttttatcctgaaaaagtccatggttttTGCGAGATTAGCGAAAAATGTTTACGATGGTATGAAAATTTGTTACCCTTTCACGTCGCGACTACTGTACcgaatttgctgaaatttggaattgagatagattatagcctggttTTACACAAAGGCTTTATCCCGCAAAAAAATAACGACTCCCGCGAAATTTGTAAAAAGCTGATGGTTATGATGTTTGTTATGAATATTAGTAACTGTTTCACGCAAAAACAACTAAGTgaatttgggtgaaatttggaatggacacTATTTATGGATAACTTAATTTTAACCCGACAAAGTCGCGGTTATCAACTAGTATGCTTCAAGGAGAAAAATAAATGGTAAATAAGGTGATAATTAAAGCTTACCACAGCATTAGTAGGTATCACCGGACCGGTATTTTGCGGGCAATAGTGGAAATAGACGTTGTATAAACCCTCCTCGTGTGTGGACGCCACATACATTGCGAACTGCAAAATCATACATTCATATCAGACCACTTATGTcaaaacactagctgacgccgcgcggttttacccgcgtggttcacgttcccgtaggaatacggggataatatatagcctatagccttccttgataaatgggctatataacagtgaaagaatttttcaaatcagaccagtagttcctgggatAAGCGCGttgaaggaaaaaaaataattataatattagcagctttatttataatattagtatagatagatataaataaaatttaaatatcttctgtgatttcaaattaactaaaacacaaataagctttttaaaatgTCCGTCTGTTTGTTTGCACGGAAGGGCTGAaacgattttaatgagactttcactggaagatagagaaagTTTTTGAGCAACATATTGGCTTCTTTTTATCGTAAAAAAATTTATGGTTGAAGCGAGATTTAAGAAACATTGAATTTGACGTCcgtcagtaataaataataataaaaaattaagaatcgATTCGATTCCACTAAAGATATTGAAATAAGTTTGCCAACAGAgacaaaaattaacattacaaaaaaactgTGATCTATAAATATAGTAAAGGCTTGGGTTTTAAAGACGAATATAAAAATACCTTAATAgtcaaaacaaattttaattttgacttaaaatttaatacattattttctgtaactttaataaaaatgtattcttCCATTATATTTCATTACTAATTAAGGGGAATAGgaattattggtcatatttcatGACCAATAATTTCTATTCCCCTTAATTATAAAGTCCTTCATTTATGGTATATGGTCCTTCATTTTATTGATAAGGTAgattcaaaaaaatatcaatactcACACTGGTATTGTAGAAGTCGAAACCATTGCGTGTTtcctttgtaatttgtatctcGGCATTTGAACACTGATTTTTTGGAACATCCTTGATTTTTtctacaacaaacaaaaaagtgtCACCTGCatcttcgtcgttatcaacccatattcggctcactgtagagctCAAGTCTCCGCTCAAAGttagagggtttaggccaatagaccgctacgctagcccaatgcggattgacagacttcacacacgcagagaattaagaaaattctttgatgtgcaggtttcctcacgatgttttacttcactgtcagagatacgtgatatttaatttcttaaaatgcacacaactgaaaagttggaggtgcatgccccggacaagattcgaacccacatcctccagaatcggaggcagaggtcatatccactgggctaacacggctgGGCTATCACACTTgcatattactaaaaatacacTGATTTGGATCAAGATTCGTTTACAGAAGGCAGTAATTATTGAGAAGGCAGTAattattgtgaggaggttcctgaCTTTGGAGCCCTGGCCACCGGTTGGGCAGTCAAATATCCTCCTGTTGCAGGATATTTGAGTGTCCTTGACTTGAGTGCCTTCTCAATAATTACTGCCTTGGGTTGgacttttttataacttttttaaagaGTCTTGTATTCATATATTGTAAAACTCTatcaaaaatagtattaaataaatgagagccATTAAAAAATTCAGTAACAATTTCAGAATTATCAACTACATATTTCCTATGATCGACACGTGCATATTCTCTAATATTAGGATATATTAGGGATTATGCATctgtcgtatttataatattagtaggataggcctactaatattataaacgcgaaagtttgtatggatgtttgtttggatgtttgttactctttaattgATTAAACGGATTTtgttctggattaacacatatttcATTTATCACATAAGACTCAAGGttactcagcgggtgatggagcgagctatgctttgagattctctgcgtgatcgaatcaggaatgaggagattcgcagacgaaccaaagtcactgacatagctcagcgagtcgcgaagctgaagtagcagtgggcaggccacatagttcgaagagccgatggacgttggggtcccaaggtactggaatggcgaccccgcaccggaaagcgcagtgttggtcgaccccccactaggtggatgtcaagcgggttgcagggagccgctggatgctggcggctcgagatcgttgtgcttggaggtccatgcaagaggcttatgtccagctgtgaacatctatcggctgataaggtaggtaaggtaggtatatTCATGGATCCcgagtgatttgtgaaaaactaaatttcacgcgaacgaagtcgcgggtatccgctagttatatatgaataaaataataacaaacaatCTTTTTCTAAACACATAATCCTTTGATGTCACATAAACAAAGCTTTACTAATGGAATATCAATATAGAATTTCCTCTTTGTTCGCGTACATGATCCGCTTTTGTTGTGATATCACATCAATGTCTTACGAACAATAAGGTATAAGTAAGTAACTGATATTAGAACAAATAACGCCCATAAACAGCTAATATAGTTTTCTCAGACATGCTTAGAAATTTGAGCATTATTTTGCCAACCTTCTTCGAGATAAAT
This genomic interval from Bicyclus anynana chromosome Z, ilBicAnyn1.1, whole genome shotgun sequence contains the following:
- the LOC112053843 gene encoding protein GPR107, with the translated sequence MTAVVAKVLAILIVIETVASRIHRLPLTDDERHYVDLTTFGFYQGGILDVHVINFVLPSGPVYGEYGFTLDRTLNDAINPYLESHSDTCIFKGFEKNRTHHGTVFLRMDFKNLRMNITCEGEILALHLYQNKSMIPIENEHPNSSQMLTTPDNEKIKDVPKNQCSNAEIQITKETRNGFDFYNTSFAMYVASTHEEGLYNVYFHYCPQNTGPVIPTNAVIEIFETNKYSFLSAGEMPLPAIYSMMSLMFFMSAFLWTTLLKISIHKVYKIHYIMCVLVYLKAISLAFHGINYHFIQTKGEHVTAWAILYYITHLLKGAVLFVTIVLVGTGWNFIKHILADRDKKIFMIVIPLQVVSNVAEIIIAESEEGAVEHNAWRILFILVDMLCCGAIMFPVVWSIHHLEDSSTTDGKAAVNLRKLKLFRHFYIMILCYIYFTRFIVTILENTVPFQLTWVDEMFREMATFVFFVTTGYKFRPAAANPYFTPAQLEDDEAQVLSEIGVLEGLTNREKRREDMQPLLLDNSD